Proteins encoded together in one Candidatus Binataceae bacterium window:
- a CDS encoding SRPBCC domain-containing protein: protein MTIRKSIKVERSPEVSFRIFCEEMSQWWPGGFGKETKAFIEKRVGSRYFERSPDGAESEIGRVTAYQPPALVAFTFRAPSWDFPTQVEVRFIAEGAGTRVELEHSGWEQDAKLTAGRKNYDSGWDMVLGHYQAHAGSVTL, encoded by the coding sequence ATGACGATTCGCAAGTCGATCAAGGTGGAGCGCTCGCCGGAAGTCTCATTCAGGATATTCTGCGAAGAGATGAGTCAGTGGTGGCCCGGCGGCTTCGGCAAGGAGACCAAAGCGTTTATCGAAAAACGCGTTGGCAGCCGCTATTTCGAGCGCAGCCCCGACGGCGCCGAGTCCGAGATTGGCCGCGTCACCGCCTATCAGCCGCCGGCCCTCGTGGCCTTCACTTTCCGCGCGCCGAGTTGGGACTTTCCGACGCAAGTGGAAGTCCGCTTCATCGCGGAGGGCGCAGGCACGCGCGTCGAGCTCGAACACTCCGGCTGGGAGCAGGACGCGAAGCTCACCGCAGGGCGCAAGAACTATGACAGCGGCTGGGACATGGTGCTGGGCCACTACCAGGCGCACGCCGGTTCAGTGACACTATAG
- a CDS encoding glutathione S-transferase family protein, with protein sequence MKLHAFPPSPRATKTMALAYHLGLDCEMKMVDLFTGEQHKPEFAALNPNERMPVLEDDGFVLWESNAILQYMAAKKPASGLWPSDAKAQADVLRWHSWDAADWFPACAILTFERFVKKLVGAGAPDPAEVAKGETQFHKCAKVLNAALKGREWLVGNKLTIADFAIGAPMATAEPAQYPVADYPEITRYYAALAALPAWQKALAAARG encoded by the coding sequence ATGAAACTGCACGCATTTCCACCGTCACCGCGCGCGACCAAGACCATGGCGCTCGCGTATCATCTAGGCCTCGATTGCGAGATGAAAATGGTCGATCTATTCACGGGTGAACAGCACAAACCAGAATTCGCAGCGCTTAATCCCAACGAGCGGATGCCGGTGCTCGAGGACGACGGCTTCGTGCTGTGGGAGTCGAACGCGATCCTCCAGTACATGGCGGCGAAGAAACCGGCGAGCGGGCTCTGGCCGTCGGACGCCAAGGCGCAGGCCGATGTTTTGCGCTGGCATTCGTGGGACGCCGCCGATTGGTTCCCGGCCTGCGCGATTCTCACCTTCGAGCGGTTCGTGAAAAAACTCGTCGGCGCGGGCGCGCCGGACCCGGCGGAAGTCGCCAAGGGCGAGACGCAGTTTCACAAATGCGCGAAGGTTTTGAACGCCGCGCTCAAGGGGCGTGAATGGCTGGTCGGCAACAAGCTGACGATCGCCGACTTCGCAATTGGCGCGCCGATGGCGACGGCCGAGCCGGCGCAGTATCCGGTCGCCGACTATCCCGAAATCACGCGCTATTATGCCGCGCTCGCGGCGCTGCCCGCATGGCAGAAGGCGCTCGCCGCAGCCCGCGGCTGA
- a CDS encoding DHA2 family efflux MFS transporter permease subunit: MEAASTAPALASEAALPTHKWLIALAVMLGTALEVLDTSIINVALPHMQGSFSASVDEIAWVLTSYLVANGIMLPMTAWISSRFGRKRYFLVSVFAFVAASALCGAAGSLRQMVFFRLLQGASGAAMIPSSQAILMETFPPDEQQMAMALWGVGLMVAPILGPTLGGWITDNWNWRWNFYINLPIGMIAFAMVSAFVHDPPFMRQRRARGGKVDYPGIVLLVLSLGVLQIVLDRGQRADWFNSSWVIAATILSAVAFVALAFRELRFSEPILDLRVLKYRIFDAAMMVTVAFSSILFGTLLLSPVFLQELMGYDAWNAGLVQAPRGIGSMTSMMIVGNLARFGVDTTKFIGLGFTLIAIGCWFSADYSLQSATWPIVWPMLVMGLGFGMIFPPSSAAAISCVSRERMGNAASLYNMMRNTGAAVGIAWMTNMLVSHQQLHQSRLVEHFSAFDAWRLGAARQAMPGSPSFSFIPQLITGQRQGLGMVYEAIQAQSAMLSFNDIYRILALIAVIMIPSFLFLRGATSSGGGAAH; this comes from the coding sequence ATGGAAGCGGCCAGTACGGCGCCGGCACTCGCCTCGGAGGCGGCTCTACCAACCCACAAGTGGCTGATCGCGTTGGCGGTGATGCTCGGGACGGCGCTCGAAGTGCTCGACACCTCGATCATCAACGTGGCGTTGCCGCACATGCAGGGCAGCTTCTCGGCGAGCGTGGACGAGATCGCCTGGGTGCTGACAAGCTATCTGGTCGCGAACGGGATCATGCTGCCGATGACCGCGTGGATCTCGTCGCGGTTCGGCCGCAAGCGCTATTTTCTCGTTTCCGTGTTCGCCTTCGTCGCGGCGTCGGCGCTGTGCGGCGCGGCGGGATCGCTCCGGCAGATGGTGTTTTTTCGGCTGCTGCAGGGGGCCTCCGGCGCCGCGATGATTCCGTCTTCGCAAGCCATCCTGATGGAGACCTTTCCACCTGACGAGCAGCAGATGGCGATGGCGTTGTGGGGCGTGGGCCTGATGGTCGCGCCGATTCTCGGCCCGACGCTCGGCGGCTGGATCACGGACAATTGGAATTGGCGCTGGAACTTTTACATCAACCTGCCAATCGGAATGATCGCCTTCGCCATGGTCTCGGCCTTCGTGCACGACCCGCCTTTCATGCGCCAGCGCCGCGCCCGCGGCGGCAAGGTGGACTATCCAGGCATCGTGCTGTTGGTCCTGAGCCTCGGTGTGCTCCAGATCGTGCTGGATCGCGGACAGCGCGCCGACTGGTTCAACTCCTCGTGGGTGATCGCCGCGACGATTCTCTCGGCCGTCGCGTTTGTGGCGCTGGCTTTTCGCGAGCTGCGCTTCAGCGAACCGATTCTCGATTTGCGGGTGCTCAAATACCGCATCTTCGACGCAGCCATGATGGTAACCGTCGCCTTCAGCTCAATTCTCTTTGGCACACTACTGCTCAGTCCGGTCTTTCTGCAGGAATTGATGGGCTATGACGCCTGGAACGCGGGTCTCGTTCAGGCGCCGCGCGGCATCGGCTCGATGACCTCGATGATGATTGTCGGCAACCTCGCGCGCTTCGGCGTTGACACGACGAAGTTCATCGGTCTGGGCTTCACCCTGATCGCGATCGGATGCTGGTTCTCCGCGGATTACAGCCTGCAGTCGGCGACCTGGCCGATCGTCTGGCCGATGCTCGTGATGGGTCTCGGCTTCGGCATGATCTTTCCGCCGAGTTCCGCCGCGGCCATATCATGCGTCTCGCGCGAGCGCATGGGCAACGCCGCCAGTCTCTACAACATGATGCGCAATACGGGCGCGGCCGTCGGCATCGCCTGGATGACGAACATGCTGGTGAGCCATCAGCAGCTTCATCAATCGCGACTGGTCGAGCACTTCTCGGCCTTCGATGCGTGGCGGCTGGGCGCCGCCAGGCAAGCGATGCCCGGGTCGCCGTCGTTCAGCTTCATACCGCAGCTAATCACCGGCCAGAGGCAAGGGCTCGGGATGGTTTACGAGGCGATCCAGGCCCAATCGGCGATGCTGTCGTTCAACGACATCTATCGCATCCTCGCGCTGATCGCTGTGATCATGATTCCGTCCTTCCTGTTCCTGCGCGGCGCGACGAGCAGCGGCGGCGGCGCAGCTCATTGA
- a CDS encoding metalloregulator ArsR/SmtB family transcription factor produces the protein MRLDATIAVLADPTRRELLRRLAGGPRRASALAAGFAMSRPAICKHTRLLAGAGLIRARRHGRERIYELAQAGGRSIRRLIMEFEDVERFWETALEAFKRYAEEKS, from the coding sequence ATGAGACTCGACGCGACGATCGCGGTGCTGGCGGATCCGACCCGCCGCGAGCTGCTGCGCCGGCTGGCTGGCGGCCCGCGCCGCGCGAGCGCTCTCGCCGCAGGCTTTGCGATGAGCCGGCCGGCCATCTGCAAACACACGCGCCTGCTTGCCGGGGCCGGACTTATCCGTGCGCGCCGCCACGGTCGCGAACGCATTTACGAGTTGGCACAGGCGGGAGGCCGCTCAATCAGGCGGTTGATTATGGAATTCGAAGATGTCGAACGATTTTGGGAAACCGCACTCGAAGCTTTCAAACGCTACGCTGAGGAGAAATCATGA